In Misgurnus anguillicaudatus chromosome 5, ASM2758022v2, whole genome shotgun sequence, a genomic segment contains:
- the slc13a3 gene encoding Na(+)/dicarboxylate cotransporter 3 isoform X2, whose amino-acid sequence MVVIIPQSPYGHLNPTQGSNKEGKCLYVVLLMAVYWCTEALPLAVTAMLPVCLFPTMGILPSKMVCQQYFLETNFLFLSGIVMASAIEEWGLHRRIALRVLKIVGVKPALLILGMMITSSFLSMWLSNTATTAMMLPIANAILESLFGNLEILKENCKVKSDPEGEVQVKMHELPSEKQILTTGDRPDVTDISDQKSQEEVRREAEYQMKVWKGFLICIPYSASIGGTATLTGTAPNLILVGQLKSSFPECDLINFGSWFIFAFPLMLIFLFVGWVWIAFLYGGLNTRLCINKHDERAAAEAKAKSVIDEDYKKLGPIRFAEGSIAFFFVLFAILLFTRDPKFVTGWSVFFKKGYVSDAVTGVIIVSILFFFPSQRPSLRWWFDARAANTPYVPLLSWRKAQECVPWNIILLLGGGFAMAKACEESGLAVWIGSHLEPLAQVPPSVAVILITAFIACFTEFASNTATIIIFLPVIAELAIRLKVNPLYFMVPATAGCSYAFMLPVSTPPNSIAFASGHLLVKDMVKTGFVMNILGILCVALAMNTWGLYMFSLDTYPDWARPLNATSVTVPTHTLLTTNMTQTVLTTNMTC is encoded by the exons ATGGTCGTTATAATTCCTCAATCGCCATATGGCCATTTGAACCCAACGCAGGGTTCAAACAAG GAGGGCAAGTGCCTGTATGTGGTGTTGCTAATGGCAGTGTATTGGTGTACCGAAGCTCTCCCTTTGGCTGTAACTGCAATGCTTCCCGTGTGCCTCTTTCCCACCATGGGAATCTTACCTTCTAAGATGGTCTGTCAGCAGTACTTTCTCGAGACTAACTTCCTGTTTCTCAGTGGCATAGTGATGGCATCTGCAATAGAGGAGTGGGGTCTCCATCGGCGCATAGCCCTCAGGGTGTTAAAGATCGTAGGAGTGAAACCTGCCTT GTTGATTTTAGGGATGATGATTACTTCCTCTTTTCTGTCAATGTGGTTGAGCAACACAGCCACAACAGCCATGATGCTGCCTATTGCTAACGCCATCCTGGAAAGTCTGTTTGGTAATCTGGAGATTTTAAAAGAGAACTGCAAGGTCAAGAGTGACCCAGAAG GTGAGGTTCAGGTGAAGATGCATGAACTTCCTTCTGAAAAACAGATACTGACAACAGGGGACAG GCCTGATGTGACAGACATATCAGATCAGAAGAGCCAAGAAGAGGTCAGAAGAGAGGCAGAATACCAAATGAAAGTGTGGAAAGGATTTCTTATCTGTATACCCTATTCTGCAAGCATCGGAGGAACAGCCACCCTCACGGGCACTGCTCCAAATCTGATCCTGGTGGGACAGCTAAAGAG cTCCTTCCCTGAATGTGACCTCATAAACTTCGGCTCATGGTTCATCTTCGCCTTCCCCCTTATGTTAATCTTCCTCTTCGTGGGCTGGGTCTGGATCGCTTTCCTCTACGGGGGGCTCAATACACG ACTGTGCATTAATAAACACGACGAACGTGCGGCGGCAGAAGCAAAAGCCAAATCCGTTATTGACGAAGATTACAAAAAACTGGGCCCGATAAG ATTTGCAGAGGGATCCATCGCTTTCTTCTTTGTGCTTTTTGCCATTCTTCTGTTCACCCGAGATCCAAAGTTTGTAACAGGATGGTCTGTTTTCTTTAAGAAAGG CTATGTGTCTGATGCTGTTACTGGAGTAATCATTGTCTCTATCCTCTTCTTCTTTCCATCCCAGCGTCCATCTCTCCGCTGGTGGTTTGATGCGAGAG CCGCAAATACTCCGTATGTGCCCCTGTTGTCATGGAGAAAGGCTCAGGAGTGTGTACCGTGGAATATTATTTTGCTGCTGGGCGGTGGGTTCGCAATGGCCAAAGCCTGCGAG GAGTCAGGATTAGCAGTGTGGATAGGAAGCCATTTAGAGCCTCTTGCTCAGGTCCCTCCTTCAGTTGCTGTCATTCTCATCACAGCCTTCATCGCTTGCTTCACTGAGTTCGCCAGTAACACTGCCACCATCATCATCTTCCTCCCTGTTATTGCTGAACTG GCCATTCGTCTGAAAGTCAATCCACTGTACTTCATGGTCCCAGCAACGGCGGGTTGCTCATATGCATTTATGCTTCCCGTTTCCACACCGCCCAACTCGATCGCCTTTGCCTCTGGACACCTGCTTGTCAAGGATATG GTGAAAACTGGGTTTGTGATGAACATCCTGggcattctgtgtgtggctctGGCTATGAACACATGGGGTCTTTATATGTTCAGTCTAGACACATACCCTGATTGGGCGAGACCATTAAACGCTACCTCAGTAACAGTGCCTACACATACTTTAttaactacaaatatgacacaaacTGTATTAACTACAAATATGACCTGTTAG
- the ocstamp gene encoding osteoclast stimulatory transmembrane protein has translation MMITLRHQFLSLVFLRVRSRIETLWLCYSTPTPQTARHLLALLALCLSMAVVTAGLLFHWLTGFLKYELQTAWVAVCIYGASVFILSSLIHPFRCALTLIFPTLGTRQGRKLLLSTSVMNVMLYVLPNMAANISTLTQIVKCASEKLSQSLLSSSDLINTIKDDIVQTAEESTAITHLLPTLRDFNHTTNINVSEVKNRLHFLSKQVQEDFSEVKNQVQDLKLLASRIFAAFFVLYLFAESAIYLRSYLTSVRFDNTYITGGLRTKAAVKGIPVEAKDLKNAVNSTSLRMTKRELCRCLIPALVITLYLLMTIFLIILDHLLYYFVKSGGSWISNIPSTNISIDVHFKVGTKLPICQVVNLNCQSEFNLDRSYTALIHTPSACEAQPSEPNPAAVTALVFLYLFTYTLVLLEVYAQRLRRKIAASFFQQQEERRLEFLIKKIQAKHNERQNKVFFITHQDEDTKKQIS, from the exons ATGATGATAACATTAAGACATCAGTTTCTTTCTCTGGTCTTTCTCAG aGTAAGGAGCAGGATAGAGACGCTCTGGTTGTGTTATTCTACCCCGACTCCTCAGACTGCACGTCACCTGCTTGCTCTActcgctctctgtctctcgaTGGCCGTGGTTACCGCCGGTCTACTTTTCCACTGGCTTACAGGTTTTCTGAAATATGAGCTTCAGACTGCATGGGTCGCCGTTTGCATCTACGGTGCATCTGTGTTTATTTTGTCATCTTTAATCCATCCATTCCGATGTGCCTTAACGTTGATTTTTCCCACACTGGGCACCAGACAGGGCCGTAAACTGCTCTTGTCCACGTCTGTCATGAATGTAATGCTTTACGTCCTTCCCAACATGGCTGCCAACATCTCAACTCTAACGCAAATTGTGAAATGTGCCTCAGAAAAGCTTTCTCAAAGTCTCCTTAGCAGCTCGGATCTCATTAACACCATCAAGGACGACATAGTCCAAACAGCTGAGGAGAGCACTGCAATAACACATTTGTTACCAACACTGCGTGACTTTAATCACACtacaaatataaatgtttcaGAAGTGAAAAATAGATTGCATTTCTTAAGCAAACAGGTGCAGGAGGATTTCTCTGAAGTCAAAAATCAAGTACAGGATCTAAAACTGCTGGCCAGCAGAATCTTTGCTgcgttttttgttttgtatttgttcGCAGAGTCTGCCATTTACCTTCGCTCCTATTTGACTTCAGTGAGATTTGACAACACGTACATCACAGGTGGCCTAAGGACGAAGGCTGCAGTCAAAGGCATCCCTGTAGAAGCAAAGGACCTGAAGAATGCTGTTAACTCTACCAGTTTAAGAATGACTAAAAGAGAACTTTGCAGATGTTTGATTCCTGCTTTGGTGATCACTTTATATCTATTAATGACAATTTTTCTGATCATATTAGACcatttattgtattattttgtgAAATCTGGTGGATCATGGATTTCAAACATTCCATCAACCAACATTAGCATCGATGTCCATTTCAAG GTTGGGACTAAACTGCCCATATGTCAGGTTGTAAACTTAAACTGTCAATCAGAGTTTAACCTGGACAGATCGTACACAGCCCTTATTCACACTCCAAGCGCTTGTGAAGCCCAGCCCAGTGAGCCGAACCCAGCGGCTGTGACTGCTCTGGTCTTCCTGTATCTGTTTACCTATACCCTAGTGCTCCTGGAGGTCTATGCGCAACGCCTTAGGAGGAAAATAGCCGCTTCTTTCTTCCAGCAACAGGAGGAGAGAAGGCTGGAATTCCTTATTAAGAAAATTCAAGCCAAACACAATGAAAGGCAAAATAAAGTTTTCTTTATCACTCACCAGGATGAAGATACCAAGAAGCAGATCTCTTAA
- the slc13a3 gene encoding Na(+)/dicarboxylate cotransporter 3 isoform X1, giving the protein MDPKTFCRKLWCARQQLILILAPLLLLPLIYFVPPKEGKCLYVVLLMAVYWCTEALPLAVTAMLPVCLFPTMGILPSKMVCQQYFLETNFLFLSGIVMASAIEEWGLHRRIALRVLKIVGVKPALLILGMMITSSFLSMWLSNTATTAMMLPIANAILESLFGNLEILKENCKVKSDPEGEVQVKMHELPSEKQILTTGDRPDVTDISDQKSQEEVRREAEYQMKVWKGFLICIPYSASIGGTATLTGTAPNLILVGQLKSSFPECDLINFGSWFIFAFPLMLIFLFVGWVWIAFLYGGLNTRLCINKHDERAAAEAKAKSVIDEDYKKLGPIRFAEGSIAFFFVLFAILLFTRDPKFVTGWSVFFKKGYVSDAVTGVIIVSILFFFPSQRPSLRWWFDARAANTPYVPLLSWRKAQECVPWNIILLLGGGFAMAKACEESGLAVWIGSHLEPLAQVPPSVAVILITAFIACFTEFASNTATIIIFLPVIAELAIRLKVNPLYFMVPATAGCSYAFMLPVSTPPNSIAFASGHLLVKDMVKTGFVMNILGILCVALAMNTWGLYMFSLDTYPDWARPLNATSVTVPTHTLLTTNMTQTVLTTNMTC; this is encoded by the exons ATGGACCCTAAGACGTTTTGCAGGAAGCTGTGGTGCGCGCGCCAGCAACTCATCCTTATTCTTGCTCCGCTTCTCCTGCTTCCCCTGATCTACTTTGTGCCGCCAAAG GAGGGCAAGTGCCTGTATGTGGTGTTGCTAATGGCAGTGTATTGGTGTACCGAAGCTCTCCCTTTGGCTGTAACTGCAATGCTTCCCGTGTGCCTCTTTCCCACCATGGGAATCTTACCTTCTAAGATGGTCTGTCAGCAGTACTTTCTCGAGACTAACTTCCTGTTTCTCAGTGGCATAGTGATGGCATCTGCAATAGAGGAGTGGGGTCTCCATCGGCGCATAGCCCTCAGGGTGTTAAAGATCGTAGGAGTGAAACCTGCCTT GTTGATTTTAGGGATGATGATTACTTCCTCTTTTCTGTCAATGTGGTTGAGCAACACAGCCACAACAGCCATGATGCTGCCTATTGCTAACGCCATCCTGGAAAGTCTGTTTGGTAATCTGGAGATTTTAAAAGAGAACTGCAAGGTCAAGAGTGACCCAGAAG GTGAGGTTCAGGTGAAGATGCATGAACTTCCTTCTGAAAAACAGATACTGACAACAGGGGACAG GCCTGATGTGACAGACATATCAGATCAGAAGAGCCAAGAAGAGGTCAGAAGAGAGGCAGAATACCAAATGAAAGTGTGGAAAGGATTTCTTATCTGTATACCCTATTCTGCAAGCATCGGAGGAACAGCCACCCTCACGGGCACTGCTCCAAATCTGATCCTGGTGGGACAGCTAAAGAG cTCCTTCCCTGAATGTGACCTCATAAACTTCGGCTCATGGTTCATCTTCGCCTTCCCCCTTATGTTAATCTTCCTCTTCGTGGGCTGGGTCTGGATCGCTTTCCTCTACGGGGGGCTCAATACACG ACTGTGCATTAATAAACACGACGAACGTGCGGCGGCAGAAGCAAAAGCCAAATCCGTTATTGACGAAGATTACAAAAAACTGGGCCCGATAAG ATTTGCAGAGGGATCCATCGCTTTCTTCTTTGTGCTTTTTGCCATTCTTCTGTTCACCCGAGATCCAAAGTTTGTAACAGGATGGTCTGTTTTCTTTAAGAAAGG CTATGTGTCTGATGCTGTTACTGGAGTAATCATTGTCTCTATCCTCTTCTTCTTTCCATCCCAGCGTCCATCTCTCCGCTGGTGGTTTGATGCGAGAG CCGCAAATACTCCGTATGTGCCCCTGTTGTCATGGAGAAAGGCTCAGGAGTGTGTACCGTGGAATATTATTTTGCTGCTGGGCGGTGGGTTCGCAATGGCCAAAGCCTGCGAG GAGTCAGGATTAGCAGTGTGGATAGGAAGCCATTTAGAGCCTCTTGCTCAGGTCCCTCCTTCAGTTGCTGTCATTCTCATCACAGCCTTCATCGCTTGCTTCACTGAGTTCGCCAGTAACACTGCCACCATCATCATCTTCCTCCCTGTTATTGCTGAACTG GCCATTCGTCTGAAAGTCAATCCACTGTACTTCATGGTCCCAGCAACGGCGGGTTGCTCATATGCATTTATGCTTCCCGTTTCCACACCGCCCAACTCGATCGCCTTTGCCTCTGGACACCTGCTTGTCAAGGATATG GTGAAAACTGGGTTTGTGATGAACATCCTGggcattctgtgtgtggctctGGCTATGAACACATGGGGTCTTTATATGTTCAGTCTAGACACATACCCTGATTGGGCGAGACCATTAAACGCTACCTCAGTAACAGTGCCTACACATACTTTAttaactacaaatatgacacaaacTGTATTAACTACAAATATGACCTGTTAG